The window CATAGATCTACGTCGAATTTTGGCAAGCTTTTCTAGATCTCTCCGTAATTGTTCAGGTAGGTAAAAAGTTACTTTAGGTAATTTAGAGGGCACTGTAGTCTTAATTTTTGGAGCTATCACGAGGTTTACCTCTTCATTGAATCACTTACTAAAGTTTATCGC is drawn from Phormidium ambiguum IAM M-71 and contains these coding sequences:
- a CDS encoding ribbon-helix-helix domain-containing protein, translated to MPSKLPKVTFYLPEQLRRDLEKLAKIRRRSMSNLIVVLLENEVKQAKDSGEFYQEIEY